Below is a genomic region from Ignavibacteriales bacterium.
CCTATGCTAATAAATGTTTATTTTCATCGGGCAAATGCAAAAGCAAAATTAGGAATGTATCAGGAAGCTGTAGATGATTTTTCTAAGGCAATTGAATTTAATAAAAAGCTCACTATTGCATATTTTAACAGAGGAAATGCCTTAGCTAAGTTGAAATTCTATAAAGAAGCAATTGAGGATTTTAATATTTTTATTTCATATTCTGAAAATCACCAGGTTGCTTATTACATCCGTGGTATTTGCAAAATTGCAATTGGAGACAAATTGGGTGGATGCATTGATTTGAAAAAATCATCTCAATTAGGTTATCCTGAAGCAGCACTTGCAATACAAAAATATTGCAAGTAATAAAGTGTTTGAAATTATTTTGTGTTTGAAATTATTTTGGAAATGGGGATATTTAGCTAACCAAAACTGGGGCTATAGCTCAGTTGGGAGAGCGGTTCGTTCGCAACGAACAGGTATAGTTCAAATTTCTATCAAAAATACATCTTTTTAGCTTATCATTAAGTAATTCGTTCAGTAAAAATCGATTTTAACACTGCATTTCGGAGAATGAGAGGAGGCAGTTATGTTTCTATTTTTACGTGATGGTTATTATCATCTTGAATACTTTGATGAGGTTGAAAATCGGATTAGGAGAATTTCTACAAGGTGTAAAAAGAAAACCGAAGCTATTTCTTTCTTAACGGATTTCAATAGGAAATTAAGTAACAAGCCCAAATTGAAATTTATATTACTACACGATTTCTCAAATCTATATCTCCAGCAACTTGAAAAAACTCATTCCCAAAATTATAAGGCGATTGTAAAAATATCCTTTGCTTTACTTGAAAAAGGAATTGGTAATATTCCTATTACTCAAATTTCAGTAAGACAATTAGAAAAATATTTTGCCGATACCTATCAAAGAACAAAACAGGGAGCAAGAACTTATTATATTGCTTTACGAAGTGCATTCAATAAAGCTATAAGCTGGAATTATATTTCAGAAAATCCGATAAGTAAAATTAAACTTCCAAAAATTCCGAAAAACAATCCGTTATTTATTAATGAAGTGGAACTAAATTTAATAATCGGCAAAGAAGATAACCCACAGCTTAAAGATGTTTATTCCTTTGCCTTTCATACTGGAATGAGATTAGCAGAAATTACAAATCTTAAATGGAATCAAATTGATTTAGTTGAAAGAATAATCAAGGTTACTAATACAGCGGACTTTACAACGAAGGGAAAGAAAGAAAGAATCATTCCGATAAACGAAAGAATGTTTTTAATGTTGACTAATAGGCTTCCTAAGATAATGGATATTAACAAGGACGTTTATTTGTTCAATAGGAATGGCATTAAATACAATGATGAATTTATTAGTAAGCAGTTTAAGAAAGCAGTTAGGAAAATTAATATCGATTCAAAATTTCACTTCCACAGCTTAAGACATTCATTTGCATCAAACCTTATTATGAAAGGAATCCCGATTTATACTGTTATGGAATTGTTAGGACATTCGGATATTAAAACAACTCAAATCTATTCACACTTAAAAGTAGAAAATTTGAGAGAAGCTGTTAAGGTATTGGAATATTGAAAACAGATAGAGGGCTAAAATTAATGAGAACGAATGGAAACAGGGCTACAAGGCACTATTATACTGGATTCGTATAAACTAACCACTAGGAATAGAAAGCCTTTTAAATCGCTTATAATTAATTTTTAAACACAAATATGGAGTTTCAAATGTTTACTACAAACCAGGATAATACAAAACAAACCTTGCCTAAAGAATATCAATTACCGGATAAGTTAATTGAACAAATTAAGAAACTTGGTTTTACAGTTGGTTTCTTCCTTGACGTATCGGGTGAAAATGAAAAACCAGTAGGTTACTTTATAAGAAAAAAAATATTACTTGACAACAAAGATTTAATAAAATAATTTGTGTTATAAATTTGCTAATAATTGCTAAATAAGATTTTTTAAGAAGCCTTTATCCGTTCACCTTCACAGGTGAAACCTACAGCAATAGGTTAGCAAGCGGGTAAAGGTTTTTTTATTTGGTGATAGAAATGAAAAATAAAAAATCAGATATTGAGCGGGTAAAAATTAAAAAGCTATTAGAAAAGGAAAAAAGGATTGCAAAATACAAAGATCAATTAGAACAAAGGAAAAAAAGGAGAGCGGAATACTCAGAGCAAA
It encodes:
- a CDS encoding tetratricopeptide repeat protein — translated: MKFFFNSKFFLKAENAEEYCIQGEKQYLTGDYDGALKNLSQAITIDPNYFEAYYYRGISKDNLEKHVEAIEDYSSVITLNPMFAEAYNRRALTKYLLKQFEEAVLDFDKAIELNPMLINVYFHRANAKAKLGMYQEAVDDFSKAIEFNKKLTIAYFNRGNALAKLKFYKEAIEDFNIFISYSENHQVAYYIRGICKIAIGDKLGGCIDLKKSSQLGYPEAALAIQKYCK
- a CDS encoding tyrosine-type recombinase/integrase → MFLFLRDGYYHLEYFDEVENRIRRISTRCKKKTEAISFLTDFNRKLSNKPKLKFILLHDFSNLYLQQLEKTHSQNYKAIVKISFALLEKGIGNIPITQISVRQLEKYFADTYQRTKQGARTYYIALRSAFNKAISWNYISENPISKIKLPKIPKNNPLFINEVELNLIIGKEDNPQLKDVYSFAFHTGMRLAEITNLKWNQIDLVERIIKVTNTADFTTKGKKERIIPINERMFLMLTNRLPKIMDINKDVYLFNRNGIKYNDEFISKQFKKAVRKINIDSKFHFHSLRHSFASNLIMKGIPIYTVMELLGHSDIKTTQIYSHLKVENLREAVKVLEY